The Mustela nigripes isolate SB6536 chromosome 4, MUSNIG.SB6536, whole genome shotgun sequence genome includes a window with the following:
- the CHRM3 gene encoding muscarinic acetylcholine receptor M3: MSWHTNSTTSPLFPNISSPWVHSPSDAGLPPGTATHLGSYNVSRAAGNFSSANDTTSDPLGGHTIWQVVFIAFLTGVLALVTIIGNILVIVAFKVNKQLKTVNNYFLLSLACADLIIGVISMNLFTTYIIMNRWALGNLACDLWLSIDYVASNASVMNLLVISFDRYFSITRPLTYRAKRTTKRAGVMIGLAWVISFVLWAPAILFWQYFVGKRTVPPGECFIQFLSEPTITFGTAIAAFYMPVTIMTILYWRIYKETEKRTKELAGLQASGTDAEAENFVHPTGSSRSCSSYELQQQSLKRSSRRKYGGCHFWFATKSWKPSAEQMDPDHSSSDSWNNNDAAASLENSASSDEEDIGSETRAIYSIVLKLPGHSTILNSTKLPSSDNLQVPDQALGAADPQRKAGKLQAQKSMDDGAGFQKSFSKIPIQLESAVDTAKASEANSSVGKSTATLPLSFKEATLAKRFALKTRSQITKRKRMSLIKEKKAAQTLSAILLAFIITWTPYNIMVLVNTFCDSCIPKTYWNLGYWLCYINSTVNPVCYALCNKTFRTTFKMLLLCQCDRRRRRKQQYQQRQSVIFHKRVPEQAL, encoded by the coding sequence ATGAGCTGGCACACTAACAGTACAACCTCACCTTTGTTTCCAAACATCAGCTCGCCCTGGGTGCATAGCCCCTCAGATGCTGGGCTGCCCCCAGGCACAGCCACTCACCTTGGCAGCTACAACGTCTCTCGGGCGGCCGGGAATTTCTCCTCTGCCAATGACACCACCAGTGACCCGCTGGGAGGCCACACCATCTGGCAGGTGGTCTTCATCGCCTTCTTAACGGGTGTCCTGGCCTTGGTGACCATCATCGGCAACATCCTGGTGATCGTGGCCTTCAAGGTCAACAAGCAGCTGAAGACGGTCAATAACTACTTCCTCTTAAGTCTGGCCTGTGCCGATCTGATTATTGGGGTCATTTCCATGAACCTGTTTACCACCTACATCATCATGAATCGGTGGGCTTTAGGAAACTTGGCCTGTGACCTCTGGCTCTCCATTGACTATGTGGCCAGCAATGCCTCGGTCATGAACCTTCTGGTCATTAGCTTTGACAGGTACTTCTCCATCACGCGGCCGCTCACGTACCGAGCCAAACGAACGACAAAACGAGCTGGCGTGATGATCGGCCTGGCATGGGTCATCTCCTTTGTCCTCTGGGCCCCGGCCATCCTGTTCTGGCAGTACTTTGTCGGGAAGAGGACGGTGCCACCCGGCGAGTGTTTCATCCAGTTCCTCAGCGAGCCCACCATCACGTTCGGGACGGCCATCGCCGCCTTCTACATGCCTGTCACCATCATGACTATTTTATACTGGAGAATCTATAAGGAGACCGAGAAACGTACCAAAGAGCTCGCTGGGCTGCAGGCCTCGGGGACAGATGCAGAGGCCGAGAACTTTGTCCACCCCACAGGCAGCTCTCGGAGCTGCAGCAGCTATGAGCTGCAGCAGCAGAGCCTGAAACGCTCGTCCCGGAGGAAGTACGGCGGCTGCCACTTCTGGTTCGCCACCAAGAGCTGGAAGCCCAGCGCGGAGCAGATGGACCCCGACCACAGCAGCAGCGACAGCTGGAATAACAACGACGCAGCCGCCTCCCTGGAGAATTCGGCCTCTTCCGACGAGGAGGACATCGGCTCGGAGACCCGCGCCATCTACTCCATCGTGCTCAAGCTGCCCGGGCACAGCACCATCCTCAACTCCACCAAGCTACCCTCCTCGGACAACTTGCAGGTGCCCGACCAGGCGCTGGGGGCAGCCGACCCACAGAGGAAAGCTGGCAAGCTGCAGGCCCAGAAGAGCATGGACGATGGCGCCGGCTTCCAGAAAAGCTTCTCCAAGATCCCCATCCAGCTAGAGTCCGCCGTGGACACAGCCAAGGCGTCAGAGGCCAACTCCTCGGTGGGCAAGTCCACGGCCACTCTACCTCTGTCCTTCAAGGAGGCCACTCTGGCCAAGAGGTTTGCTCTGAAGACCCGAAGCCAAATCACCAAGCGGAAGCGGATGTCCCTCATCAAGGAGAAGAAGGCGGCGCAGACGCTCAGTGCCATCTTGCTGGCCTTCATCATCACCTGGACCCCGTACAACATCATGGTTCTGGTGAACACCTTTTGTGACAGCTGCATACCCAAAACCTATTGGAATCTGGGCTACTGGCTGTGCTACATCAACAGCACCGTGAACCCCGTGTGCTATGCGCTGTGTAACAAAACATTCCGAACCACTTTCAAGATGCTGCTGCTCTGCCAGTGCgaccggcggcggcggcggaagcAGCAGTACCAGCAGAGACAGTCCGTCATCTTCCACAAGCGCGTGCCCGAGCAGGCCTTGTAG